Proteins from one Argopecten irradians isolate NY chromosome 15, Ai_NY, whole genome shotgun sequence genomic window:
- the LOC138309271 gene encoding monocarboxylate transporter 12-like isoform X1 gives MMAANRQPVDSGYAWVILIACTLLYMTLVGTCKAFGIIYSEFLQKYDAGAGNTAWISSLMFFLCFALGPLANYLVGVFSFRSVVMSGGLLVSIGYFISAFVPRMEWMFLTIGVVCGFGSGLAFAPCGAIVSFYFVKRRALANGIVVSGSGLSSFIFPYLYRYVIDQYTVTGAMIIISGLVLHMCVAGALLRQPQVLSAVSENQDDTEKQGVPASKSNKPNICYVYMKLLGNKRLAMFIAVFTINIMAYAANFTAFPAHMQSLGFKQGQVATGFSMIGAAEVFTRAMFGWFADKRLVSYSTIMISASIISGAAAILLPFFKTFPFMIIYGLVIGIFPGAFWSLMAVVLLDCVPLVELTSAFGLLYIFMSSAIALSQPGMGWIEDATGNWDLSFRIMGSFNLLTAVILLSEPLILKCFHRPEENEKEKSANALLHSNNIEQTVPVIQNNTNCDQSIAAPVKNQNTTAERLELLAPMATQDNFDIQDN, from the exons ATGATGGCTGCCAATCGACAACCCGTAGATAGTGGCTACGCATGGGTGATCCTCATAG caTGCACCCTTCTATACATGACACTGGTTGGAACATGTAAGGCGTTTGGGATCATCTACAGTGAGTTTCTACAGAAATACGACGCGGGGGCTGGTAACACCGCCTGGATAAGTAGTCTCATGTTCTTCCTGTGCTTCGCCTTAG GACCACTCGCTAACTACCTCGTAGGAGTATTTTCCTTCCGTTCCGTGGTCATGTCCGGTGGACTTCTGGTATCCATTGGTTACTTCATCAGCGCCTTTGTTCCCCGGATGGAGTGGATGTTCCTCACTATAGGTGTTGTATGTG GATTTGGGAGCGGGCTTGCCTTTGCGCCATGCGGAGCGATAGTGAGTTTCTACTTTGTGAAGAGACGAGCACTTGCCAATGGGATAGTGGTATCGGGTAGTGGCCTGAGTAGTTTTATTTTTCCGTACTTATATCGGTATGTGATCGACCAGTACACTGTCACTGGTGCAATGATTATTATAAGCGGTCTGGTTCTCCACATGTGTGTTGCAGGCGCCCTTTTACGTCAACCTCAAGTACTGTCGGCTGTTTCAGAAAATCAGGATGACACAGAGAAACAAGGAGTCCCTGCATCCAAgtcaaacaaaccaaatatTTGTTATGTGTACATGAAACTACTAGGAAACAAACGTTTAGCGATGTTCATAGCGGTCTTTACAATCAACATTATGGCTTATGCTGCGAACTTTACAGCGTTTCCAGCGCATATGCAATCTCTTGGATTCAAGCAAGGACAGGTAGCCACAGGATTCAGTATGATAGGAGCAGCTGAGGTGTTCACCAGAGCAATGTTTGGGTGGTTCGCTGATAAGAGACTCGTGTCGTACAGCACAATAATGATATCCGCATCCATAATTAGTGGAGCTGCTGCCATATTGTTGCCGTTTTTCAAGACCTTTCCGTTCATGATTATTTATGGCCTGGTGATCGGGATATTTCCGGGTGCCTTCTGGAGTTTAATGGCTGTAGTACTTCTAGATTGTGTGCCTCTAGTGGAACTAACATCAGCATTCGGTCTCCTCTATATATTCATGTCTTCAGCTATTGCTCTAAGTCAACCAGGAATGG GTTGGATTGAAGATGCGACGGGAAACTGGGATCTATCCTTCCGAATAATGGGATCATTTAACCTCCTAACAGCTGTAATTCTTTTGTCAGAACCTTTGATTTTAAAGTGCTTTCATCGGCCTGAAGAAAATGAGAAGGAAAAAAGCGCCAATGCGCTATTGCATAGTAATAATATAGAACAAACTGTTCCTGTTATCCAGAATAATACTAATTGTGATCAAAGTATTGCTGCGCctgttaaaaatcaaaatacgaCAGCTGAACGGTTAGAACTTCTAGCTCCCATGGCAACCCAAGATAACTTTGATATTCAAGACAATTGA
- the LOC138309271 gene encoding monocarboxylate transporter 12-like isoform X2, which produces MMAANRQPVDSGYAWVILIACTLLYMTLVGTCKAFGIIYSEFLQKYDAGAGNTAWISSLMFFLCFALGPLANYLVGVFSFRSVVMSGGLLVSIGYFISAFVPRMEWMFLTIGVVCGFGSGLAFAPCGAIVSFYFVKRRALANGIVVSGSGLSSFIFPYLYRYVIDQYTVTGAMIIISGLVLHMCVAGALLRQPQVLSAVSENQDDTEKQGVPASKSNKPNICYVYMKLLGNKRLAMFIAVFTINIMAYAANFTAFPAHMQSLGFKQGQVATGFSMIGAAEVFTRAMFGWFADKRLVSYSTIMISASIISGAAAILLPFFKTFPFMIIYGLVIGIFPGAFWSLMAVVLLDCVPLVELTSAFGLLYIFMSSAIALSQPGMDEQSMQCFEILMKWTA; this is translated from the exons ATGATGGCTGCCAATCGACAACCCGTAGATAGTGGCTACGCATGGGTGATCCTCATAG caTGCACCCTTCTATACATGACACTGGTTGGAACATGTAAGGCGTTTGGGATCATCTACAGTGAGTTTCTACAGAAATACGACGCGGGGGCTGGTAACACCGCCTGGATAAGTAGTCTCATGTTCTTCCTGTGCTTCGCCTTAG GACCACTCGCTAACTACCTCGTAGGAGTATTTTCCTTCCGTTCCGTGGTCATGTCCGGTGGACTTCTGGTATCCATTGGTTACTTCATCAGCGCCTTTGTTCCCCGGATGGAGTGGATGTTCCTCACTATAGGTGTTGTATGTG GATTTGGGAGCGGGCTTGCCTTTGCGCCATGCGGAGCGATAGTGAGTTTCTACTTTGTGAAGAGACGAGCACTTGCCAATGGGATAGTGGTATCGGGTAGTGGCCTGAGTAGTTTTATTTTTCCGTACTTATATCGGTATGTGATCGACCAGTACACTGTCACTGGTGCAATGATTATTATAAGCGGTCTGGTTCTCCACATGTGTGTTGCAGGCGCCCTTTTACGTCAACCTCAAGTACTGTCGGCTGTTTCAGAAAATCAGGATGACACAGAGAAACAAGGAGTCCCTGCATCCAAgtcaaacaaaccaaatatTTGTTATGTGTACATGAAACTACTAGGAAACAAACGTTTAGCGATGTTCATAGCGGTCTTTACAATCAACATTATGGCTTATGCTGCGAACTTTACAGCGTTTCCAGCGCATATGCAATCTCTTGGATTCAAGCAAGGACAGGTAGCCACAGGATTCAGTATGATAGGAGCAGCTGAGGTGTTCACCAGAGCAATGTTTGGGTGGTTCGCTGATAAGAGACTCGTGTCGTACAGCACAATAATGATATCCGCATCCATAATTAGTGGAGCTGCTGCCATATTGTTGCCGTTTTTCAAGACCTTTCCGTTCATGATTATTTATGGCCTGGTGATCGGGATATTTCCGGGTGCCTTCTGGAGTTTAATGGCTGTAGTACTTCTAGATTGTGTGCCTCTAGTGGAACTAACATCAGCATTCGGTCTCCTCTATATATTCATGTCTTCAGCTATTGCTCTAAGTCAACCAGGAATGG ATGAACAGTCAATGCAGTGTTTTGAAATACTGATGAAATGGACAGCATGA